A stretch of Apium graveolens cultivar Ventura unplaced genomic scaffold, ASM990537v1 ctg3852, whole genome shotgun sequence DNA encodes these proteins:
- the LOC141701451 gene encoding agamous-like MADS-box protein AGL62 translates to MAKKFSIGRQKIKIAKIERKNHLQVTFSKRRSGLFKKASELCTLCGVEIAIIVFSPAGKVFSFGHPNVEGIIDRFFSRNPPPSNSSTLHLVEAHRSMTVCELNFHLTQIFNELEGERKRGEALDDMRQASQSQFWWESPVEKMGFDELQQLKDCMEALKKNVNNQANSILIENANSNLPPFGFNGHRAFNQFEAKPNQIDPASHVPGYGYGNGYFGLSNFAA, encoded by the coding sequence ATGGCCAAAAAGTTCAGCATTGGCCGCCAAAAGATCAAGATTGCGAAAATAGAGCGTAAGAATCACCTGCAAGTTACCTTCTCAAAGCGTCGATCAGGCCTTTTTAAGAAGGCAAGTGAGCTCTGTACACTTTGTGGAGTTGAGATTGCCATTATAGTCTTTTCTCCAGCTGGAAAAGTGTTCTCCTTTGGACATCCTAATGTTGAAGGTATAATTGATAGGTTTTTTAGTCGCAATCCTCCACCTTCAAACTCAAGCACTCTCCATCTCGTTGAAGCTCATCGTAGTATGACTGTTTGCGAGCTGAACTTCCATCTCACACAGATTTTCAATGAACTAGAGGGTGAGAGGAAGAGAGGAGAGGCACTTGATGACATGAGGCAAGCTAGCCAGAGCCAGTTTTGGTGGGAATCTCCAGTCGAAAAGATGGGATTTGATGAGCTTCAACAATTGAAGGACTGCATGGAAGCGTTGAAGAAAAATGTGAACAATCAAGCTAATAGCATCTTGATTGAGAATGCAAATTCTAATTTGCCACCTTTTGGTTTTAATGGACACAGGGCCTTTAATCAGTTTGAAGCTAAGCCTAATCAGATTGATCCTGCTTCTCATGTCCCTGGTTACGGATATGGTAATGGTTATTTTGGTCTGAGCAACTTTGCTGCGTAA